GCTGCCGAATCGCTGGACGACGAACACGTCGTAGCCGTCCATCTCGTCGAGCAGCTCGTCCGCGGTGAGCGTGTCGACGCTGGTGTAGACGTCGTCGTCGAGCTCCTCGGAGAGCGCGCTCGCGATGGCACCCTCGTGGTAGTCGTTCTCGTCGACGACCGCGACCGAGACGTCCTCGGGCTCGCTCGGTCCCTCGCCCGGACTCTCGCCCGGCGGTTGCGGGGCGGTCGGGGTCTCCGGGTCGAGCAGCGCGCGGTAGTCGTCGACGGTCGGATCCTGTTCCAGTTCGGAGAAGAGGGTGTAGCCGTCGCCCTCGGCTCCGATGCCGACCCAGTAGCCGCCGAACGGGTTGACCGTCGAGTCGGCGACGGTCCCCTCGCCGACGTGGCCGTCGGCGTGGGACTCGGCGACCATCCACGTGCTCGGCGTGTAGTAGTCGCCGTCGCCCTTGTTCGTGCCGTCGGTCCAGAAGGCGTACTCCTCGTCGTGGTACGCCGACGGGCTCACCAGGTTCCACCCGTTGTGGAGGTCGACCTGGCCCGGGCTGGCGGGCTCGTCGCCGGACTGGAAGTCGAAGGTGGCGTAGGTGTCCTCCTCCGCGACGACGAGGACGGCCGAGAGCGCGCTGAGGCTGTCGTTCGCCGTCAGCATCTGCCAGTCGCCGATCTCGGCGTCGTAGCCGTAGATGGCACCCTCGAACTCGTCGTCGAACGCGTCGCCGACCGTCTGGTCGGTGGCCGCCGGGACGCCGACGGTGTAGGTCTCGTTGGCCTCCATCGTCAGGTCCACGGCGATCTGCGTCGTGTTCGTGTCGACCTCGCCGAGGTTGGCGGTGAGGAACGGCGAGTACCGCACGTCGCCCTCGACGCCGTTGTTGGCCTGCGGGCCGTCCGTACCGAACCAGTTGAGCGGGGCCTCGAAGGTCCCGCTCTCGGCGGCCATCGCGGTCTCGGTCTCGGCCAGGTCGTTGAAGTGGAAGGTGAGGTCGCCGCCCGCGTCGGACGCGAGCACGCCAGTCGTGGCGTTGACGTCGTTGTTCGCGAACTCGCCGCTGGTCGCGCTGCCGGAGAACGCGAAGCCGGTGGTGGCGTTCGCGATCTCGTTGTGCGCGGCGTCGGCGACCGCGGCACCGCCCTCCGCGGCGATGCCGTACTCGCTGTCGACGACGGACGCGTCGGTCAGGTTCGCGACCGAGCCGCCGTCGACGTGGACGCCGTAGCCGGCGTCGGTCACCGTCGCGTCGGTGATCTCGACGCCGTTCGAACCCATCGACGCGATCCCCGCCTCGCCGGCGTCCTCGACGGACGCCCCGGTGACCGCGGTGTCGGTCGCGCCGTCGAGCATCACGCCGTACGAGACGTTCGTCGCGGCGGGCGCGTCGACGGCGACGTCCGCGCTGTCGGCGATCCGGACGCCGGTGCCGGCGTCGGTCGCCTCGGCGTCGGTGACGTCGACCGCCTCGCTGTCGGCGACGTGGACGCCGTTGTCGGCCGAGCCGGCCGCGCTGGCGTCGGTCACGTTCACGTCGCTGCTCTCGACGACCTGCACCGCGTCCGACGCGCCGGTCACCGACACGTCGGTGACGTCGACGTCGCTCGCGCCGGAGACGCCGACGCCCGCGAGGGCCGCGGGCGTTTCGAGGTCGAAGCCCTCGAAGTGGGTCCCGGCGGCCTGGATGTCGACGTGCGCGTGGCCGTCGTCGCCGCCGGAGTCGGGCGCGACGATCGTGGCGTTCTCGCCGGAGATCGTGAGGTTCTGCGTCTCCTCGACCGAGACCGTCTCGGCGTAGGTGCCTTCGGTGACCCCGATCTCGACCCCCGCGGGCGCGAGGTCGACGGCCTCCTGAATGGTCTCGACGTCCCCGCCGTCGCCGACCGTCAGCGGCGGGTCGTAGACGGCGGTCGGGCCGGTGGTGATCGTCACTTCGTGGGAGTCCTCGGGAGCGATGTCCCCGCCGTCACCCACCGCGTCCGGGTTGTTGGCGAAGGTGAACGTCGTCTCGAGGATCACCGATCCCACAGTGTCGTCCTCAGACTCGACCTCGACCGTGTAGTCGTCGTCGGTCCGCGGCGGCGAGTAGGCGCGCCACTCGTCCCACGCGTTGACCGTCCCGCCGACGTACAGGTCGAGTTCGGACTGGTTGGCGGTGCTGTCCTCGTGGAGCGACACCTTCACTTTCTCCAGCTGCTGGACGCTGTACTCGGAGCCGAACCTCTCACCGGGGGTGTTCTGCGCGGGCTGCCCCTCGTTGAGGACGACCGGCGGCGTGGTCGCGGCCCACGAGGCCGCGTTCGCCAGCACGGCGTCGGCGTCGTCGCTGTAGTCGCCGGACTCGACGAAGGCGGTCGAGCCGAACGTCGACAGGAGCACCTCGCGCTCCTGTCCGTTCGTCGCGGCGGCGGGACCGTCCGTCACGCCGCCGGCCTGGACGTAGCCGACCGTCTGGAAGTCGGTGCCCTCGAACCAGGCGTGGTCGGCGAAGTTCGCGGAGTGGATGCCGAAGGTGTCACCGGCCTCGCCGACGCCCTCGAAGAGGGGGCTGTCCGAGACGATCTCCATCTCGGGGTTCGGCGAGGCGAAGCTGTCGGACGTGCTCGTCGGGTCGCCGAGCGCGCTCGACCGGGCGGGGACGCCGGTGCTCCCGCTGCCCCACTGGTCGAGCCACACGACGCCCGTCGAAGCGCCCGCGGTGTTCGACTTCAGGTCCTCGACGTGCGTCTCGTCGATGTCCTGCACGACGTACGCCTCGTGTTCGTCGTTCGCCGCGGCGTCGACGGCCTCGCTGCCGGTGAGAAGCGATATCTCGTACGACGCCGGCAGCTGGTCCGTCAGCCGGTCGACGACGTCGTCGCCGTAGGAGCCGTCGTCGACGACGGCGATCGGCGTGAACTCGGAGAACACCGTCGTCGGCCCGGTCGTCACGGAGACCGTGTCGCCCGCGCCGGAGAACGTGTGATCGAGGGAGAGCTCGCCCTCGGTGTTCTGCTTGGTGGTGACGGTGAGGGTGGCGGTCCCGGAGATGCCGCCGAGCGAGACCTCCTCGCCCTCCTCGATCTCGTCGCCGTTGAGCTCGAAGGTCAGGCTGCCGTTGTAGCCGCCCGTTCGCTCGACCGAGTAGGTGTCGAGGTTGGCGACGTTCACCTGGATCTCGAACTGCTGGCCGCCCTCGATCGCGTCGGGCTGGCCCGCGACGGGCTCGACGCCGAGCGCGTCGGCCAGCGTGATGTTCTGCTCGACGAACGTCTCGTTGTCCGGGATCGAGACGCTCTCGCTCGTCTCCTCGTAGCCGAAGCCGCTGGCGGTCACGGTGTAGTTGCCGGGCGGCGAGAGCACCGTGTACTCGCCGTCGGGCCCGGTCTCGGCACCGAAGCCGCTCTCCTCGACCTCGATGGTCGCGCCCTCGACGGGCTCGCCGTCGCCGTCGGTGACGGTGCCGGTGACGCCGCTGTCGAGCGCGACCTGGTCGGCCGCCGCCTTGGCGTCGATGATGCCGACGCCGTAGCGGGTGTCCGGCGTGCCCGGGGGCTCGGGCGCGTCGTCCGGCTTCCAGGCGGTGTCCTCGATCGCTTCGATCGCCGTCTGGCGGTCGAGGTCGCCGCCGGCCGCCGAGAGGACGAGCGCGAACGCCCCCGTCTTGTGCGGTGCCGACATCGACGTGCCGGAGTAGGTCCCGTCGTAGCCGCCGCCGGGGACGGAGCTCAGCACGTCCACGCCGGGCGCGGCCGCGTTCGGCACGACGTACTCGTCGGGCCAGTCGTCGGGGGCGTC
This genomic stretch from Halorubrum hochsteinianum harbors:
- a CDS encoding S8 family serine peptidase — encoded protein: MIRTIDYSKALAALFAVLMVVSMMAPAAGAAVAADAGDATPTTEGAGASPAFSDEVSYEQTSDGEFEQQDASDVDIDPALERKFEGDAESTGGTVDVVVRLSPADTSGVQGQAATVDALKGHAAETQQNVVRFAQMSEHVELERQFWITNAVLLEVNPDRVSLEEIASAEGVERLHVNFEVTTAQASGGNNSTNGTSGDAPTNEMSEDTPTNETSEDTSTNETSSDAPATEASSEDATADAEPIAPSSMQTENYSTTYGLDMINATEVWDAYNTQGDGVEVAVLDSGMDDSHPDLPELDDEHWQSWDSDGNPIDSEPSDSSGHGTHVSGTVAGAEDPAGDVSTFGVAPDVELYHGQVIPAGGGSFAQVAAGMEWAVDTAEVDIVSMSLGAPGYAADLIEPSENARDAGVILVASAGNDGDGNTGSPGNVYPNFASGAVNEDAEVASFSGGETIDTSSAWGSDAPDDWPDEYVVPNAAAPGVDVLSSVPGGGYDGTYSGTSMSAPHKTGAFALVLSAAGGDLDRQTAIEAIEDTAWKPDDAPEPPGTPDTRYGVGIIDAKAAADQVALDSGVTGTVTDGDGEPVEGATIEVEESGFGAETGPDGEYTVLSPPGNYTVTASGFGYEETSESVSIPDNETFVEQNITLADALGVEPVAGQPDAIEGGQQFEIQVNVANLDTYSVERTGGYNGSLTFELNGDEIEEGEEVSLGGISGTATLTVTTKQNTEGELSLDHTFSGAGDTVSVTTGPTTVFSEFTPIAVVDDGSYGDDVVDRLTDQLPASYEISLLTGSEAVDAAANDEHEAYVVQDIDETHVEDLKSNTAGASTGVVWLDQWGSGSTGVPARSSALGDPTSTSDSFASPNPEMEIVSDSPLFEGVGEAGDTFGIHSANFADHAWFEGTDFQTVGYVQAGGVTDGPAAATNGQEREVLLSTFGSTAFVESGDYSDDADAVLANAASWAATTPPVVLNEGQPAQNTPGERFGSEYSVQQLEKVKVSLHEDSTANQSELDLYVGGTVNAWDEWRAYSPPRTDDDYTVEVESEDDTVGSVILETTFTFANNPDAVGDGGDIAPEDSHEVTITTGPTAVYDPPLTVGDGGDVETIQEAVDLAPAGVEIGVTEGTYAETVSVEETQNLTISGENATIVAPDSGGDDGHAHVDIQAAGTHFEGFDLETPAALAGVGVSGASDVDVTDVSVTGASDAVQVVESSDVNVTDASAAGSADNGVHVADSEAVDVTDAEATDAGTGVRIADSADVAVDAPAATNVSYGVMLDGATDTAVTGASVEDAGEAGIASMGSNGVEITDATVTDAGYGVHVDGGSVANLTDASVVDSEYGIAAEGGAAVADAAHNEIANATTGFAFSGSATSGEFANNDVNATTGVLASDAGGDLTFHFNDLAETETAMAAESGTFEAPLNWFGTDGPQANNGVEGDVRYSPFLTANLGEVDTNTTQIAVDLTMEANETYTVGVPAATDQTVGDAFDDEFEGAIYGYDAEIGDWQMLTANDSLSALSAVLVVAEEDTYATFDFQSGDEPASPGQVDLHNGWNLVSPSAYHDEEYAFWTDGTNKGDGDYYTPSTWMVAESHADGHVGEGTVADSTVNPFGGYWVGIGAEGDGYTLFSELEQDPTVDDYRALLDPETPTAPQPPGESPGEGPSEPEDVSVAVVDENDYHEGAIASALSEELDDDVYTSVDTLTADELLDEMDGYDVFVVQRFGSDSLASDFADALADDQAVVYLDSDQGGTAEAYADGIYRLNNVRDDPAERESVSLDADDQPVEVDVQSDHPIFDGVGSEGESVTVVESDITWGSWFNDYDGQVLGHSDFSPSDEGEFEGPGVAIDEDRNEVLNTAIAMDFFHDDPDDFTDAGLTLFANSVEEAASMAASSDGTAAAEEDEEAGTQPDLAPVAAPAA